From a single Pseudomonas cremoricolorata genomic region:
- a CDS encoding hybrid sensor histidine kinase/response regulator, translating into MSLSSGLIAVVALAYMAIMFAIAFYGDRRSTPLPPRLRAWVYSLSLAVYCTSWTFFGAVGQAAEQLWAFLPIYLGPILLLIFAPWVVQKMVLISKQENITSIADFIAARYGKSQSLAVVVALICLVGVLPYIALQLKGIVLGVNLLIGANADATGTRVQDTALVVSLVLAVFAIVFGTRSLDVTEHHRGMVLAIAFESLVKLLAFLAVGIFVVFNLYDGFDDLFTQARQSVQLDDYWQETINWPSMVVQTCVAMMAIICLPRQFHVTVVENIDPQDVRMARWVFPLYLALAALFVVPIALAGQMLLPGAVMSDSFVISLPLAEAHPSLALLAFIGGASAATGMVIVEAVALSTMVSNDMLLPWLLRRNNAERPFEVFRHWMLSVRRVTIVVILLLAYVSYRLLGSTASLATIGQIAFAAVTQLAPAMLGALYWKQANRRGVFAGLAAGIFLWFYTLVLPITAHSVGWSLALFPGLDWLHGNPLNLPISPLTQGVVLSLAGNFTLFAWVSVLSRTRVSEHWQAGRFIGQQSSPRPGSRSLLAVQIDDLLNLAARFVGEERARHSFERFADLQGKAFNPNQNADGDWIEHTERLLAGVLGTSSTRAVVKAAIEGRDMQLEDVVRIADEASEVLQFNRALLQGAIENINQGISVVDQNLHLVAWNRRYLELFNYPDGLISVGRPIADIIRFNAERGLCGPGEAHVHVARRLHWMRQGRAHTSERLFPNGRVIELIGNPMPGGGFVMSFTDITPFRDAEQALKDANESLEQRVAERTHELSQLNQALSEAKSQAEAVSQSKTRFLAAVSHDLMQPLNAARLFSAALSQQEEALSDDARQLVQHLDSSLRSAEELISDLLDISRLENRKITPDAKPFALSGLFDTLGAEFKVLAAQKQLEFRLRGSRLRVHSDIKLLRRVLQNFLTNALRYGKSPILLGTRRDGERLWLEVWDRGPGIADDKLQVIFQEFKRLDSHQTRAEKGLGLGLAIADGLCRVLGHPIEVRSWPGKGSVFRVAVPISHAPAVLASNPGEQAGQPLAGLQVLCVDNEESILVGMTSLLSRWGCVVSTAANRAQCQALLADGLRPHLALVDYHLDEGDTGTELMAWLRTRLGEPVPGVVISADGRSETIAQVHAAGLDYLPKPVKPAALRALLNRHLSLVH; encoded by the coding sequence ATGTCGTTGTCCAGCGGGCTGATCGCCGTCGTCGCCCTGGCCTATATGGCCATCATGTTCGCCATCGCCTTCTACGGTGACCGGCGCAGCACGCCGCTGCCGCCGCGTCTGCGCGCCTGGGTATACAGCCTGTCGCTGGCGGTCTACTGCACCAGCTGGACGTTCTTCGGTGCGGTCGGCCAGGCCGCCGAACAACTGTGGGCGTTCCTGCCGATCTACCTGGGGCCGATCCTGCTACTGATCTTCGCGCCTTGGGTGGTGCAGAAGATGGTGCTGATCAGCAAGCAGGAGAACATCACCTCGATCGCCGACTTCATCGCCGCGCGCTACGGCAAGTCGCAGTCGCTGGCGGTGGTGGTGGCGCTGATCTGCCTGGTCGGGGTGCTGCCGTACATCGCCTTGCAGCTCAAGGGCATCGTGCTCGGCGTGAACCTGCTGATCGGCGCCAACGCCGACGCCACCGGCACCCGCGTGCAGGACACCGCGCTGGTGGTATCGCTGGTGCTGGCGGTGTTCGCCATCGTCTTCGGCACGCGCAGCCTGGATGTGACCGAGCACCACCGCGGCATGGTCCTGGCAATTGCCTTCGAATCGCTGGTCAAGCTGCTGGCGTTTCTCGCCGTGGGCATCTTCGTGGTGTTCAACCTGTATGACGGCTTCGACGACCTGTTCACCCAGGCGCGCCAGTCGGTGCAGCTCGACGATTACTGGCAAGAGACCATCAACTGGCCGTCCATGGTGGTGCAGACCTGCGTGGCGATGATGGCGATCATCTGCCTGCCACGGCAGTTCCACGTCACCGTGGTGGAGAACATCGACCCGCAGGATGTGCGCATGGCGCGCTGGGTGTTCCCGCTGTACCTGGCCCTGGCGGCGCTGTTCGTGGTGCCCATCGCCCTGGCTGGGCAAATGCTGCTGCCCGGCGCGGTGATGTCCGACTCGTTCGTCATCAGCCTGCCGCTGGCCGAAGCGCACCCAAGCCTTGCGTTGCTGGCGTTTATCGGCGGGGCCTCGGCGGCCACCGGCATGGTCATCGTCGAAGCCGTGGCGCTGTCGACCATGGTGTCCAACGACATGCTGCTGCCCTGGCTGCTGCGGCGCAACAACGCTGAGCGCCCGTTCGAGGTGTTCCGCCACTGGATGCTCTCGGTGCGCCGGGTCACCATCGTGGTCATTCTGCTGCTGGCCTATGTCAGCTACCGCCTGCTCGGCTCCACCGCAAGCCTGGCGACCATCGGCCAGATCGCCTTCGCCGCGGTCACGCAACTCGCGCCGGCGATGCTCGGTGCACTGTACTGGAAGCAGGCCAACCGCCGCGGCGTGTTCGCCGGGCTGGCGGCGGGCATCTTTCTGTGGTTCTACACCCTGGTGCTGCCGATCACCGCACACAGCGTCGGCTGGTCGCTGGCGCTGTTCCCAGGGCTGGACTGGCTGCACGGCAACCCGCTGAACCTGCCGATCAGCCCGCTGACCCAAGGCGTGGTGCTGTCGCTGGCGGGCAACTTCACCCTGTTCGCCTGGGTCTCGGTGCTGTCGCGCACGCGGGTTTCCGAACACTGGCAGGCCGGGCGCTTCATCGGCCAGCAGAGCAGCCCGCGGCCGGGCAGCCGCTCGCTGCTGGCGGTGCAGATCGACGACTTGCTGAACCTGGCGGCGCGCTTCGTCGGCGAAGAGCGCGCGCGGCACAGCTTCGAGCGCTTCGCCGACCTGCAAGGCAAGGCTTTCAATCCCAACCAGAACGCCGATGGCGACTGGATCGAGCACACCGAACGGCTGCTGGCCGGCGTACTCGGTACGTCTTCGACCCGCGCGGTGGTCAAGGCCGCCATCGAAGGCCGCGACATGCAGCTCGAAGACGTCGTGCGCATCGCCGATGAAGCCTCCGAGGTACTGCAGTTCAACCGCGCCCTGCTGCAAGGGGCCATCGAGAACATCAACCAGGGCATCAGTGTGGTCGACCAGAACCTGCACCTGGTGGCCTGGAACCGCCGCTACCTCGAGCTGTTCAACTACCCCGACGGGCTGATCAGTGTCGGTCGGCCGATTGCCGACATCATTCGTTTCAATGCCGAGCGCGGCCTGTGCGGCCCTGGCGAGGCGCATGTGCATGTTGCGCGCCGGCTGCACTGGATGCGCCAGGGCCGCGCCCACACCTCCGAACGGCTGTTCCCCAATGGCCGGGTCATCGAGCTGATCGGCAACCCCATGCCCGGTGGTGGCTTCGTCATGAGCTTCACCGACATCACCCCGTTCCGCGACGCCGAGCAGGCGCTCAAGGACGCCAATGAAAGCCTCGAACAACGGGTCGCCGAACGCACCCACGAGTTGTCGCAGCTGAACCAGGCGCTGTCGGAGGCCAAGAGCCAGGCCGAGGCGGTCAGCCAGTCGAAGACGCGCTTTCTCGCCGCCGTCAGCCACGACCTGATGCAGCCGCTCAACGCCGCACGGTTGTTCTCCGCGGCGCTGTCGCAACAGGAAGAAGCCCTGAGCGACGATGCCCGGCAACTGGTGCAGCACCTAGACAGCTCGCTGCGCTCGGCTGAAGAGCTGATCAGCGACCTGCTGGACATCTCGCGCCTGGAGAACCGCAAGATCACCCCCGATGCCAAACCCTTCGCCCTCAGCGGGCTGTTCGACACCCTCGGCGCCGAGTTCAAGGTGCTGGCCGCGCAGAAGCAGCTGGAGTTCCGCCTGCGCGGCAGTCGCCTGCGGGTGCACAGCGACATCAAGCTGCTGCGCCGGGTGCTGCAGAACTTCCTGACCAACGCCCTGCGCTATGGCAAGAGCCCGATCCTGCTCGGCACGCGGCGCGACGGCGAGCGGCTGTGGCTGGAGGTATGGGACCGCGGGCCGGGCATCGCCGACGACAAACTGCAGGTGATTTTCCAGGAGTTCAAACGCCTGGACAGCCACCAGACCCGCGCGGAAAAGGGTCTGGGTCTGGGCCTGGCGATTGCCGATGGCCTGTGCCGGGTGCTGGGCCATCCGATCGAGGTGCGTTCGTGGCCGGGCAAAGGCAGTGTGTTCCGCGTCGCCGTGCCGATTTCCCATGCCCCGGCAGTGCTGGCCAGCAACCCGGGCGAACAGGCCGGTCAGCCGCTGGCAGGCTTGCAGGTACTGTGCGTGGACAACGAAGAGAGCATCCTGGTGGGCATGACCAGCCTGCTCAGCCGCTGGGGCTGCGTGGTCTCGACCGCTGCCAACCGTGCGCAATGCCAGGCCCTGCTGGCCGACGGCCTGCGCCCGCACCTGGCGCTGGTGGACTATCACCTCGACGAGGGCGATACCGGCACCGAACTGATGGCCTGGCTACGCACCCGTCTGGGCGAGCCGGTACCGGGGGTGGTGATCAGCGCCGATGGGCGCAGCGAAACCATCGCCCAGGTGCATGCGGCAGGCCTGGACTACCTGCCCAAGCCGGTCAAGCCTGCCGCGCTGCGGGCCTTGCTCAATCGCCATCTGAGCCTGGTGCACTGA
- the rmuC gene encoding DNA recombination protein RmuC: protein MAVDMASILLGLIVAALPCLGWAWQSQRRLSSAQAALTLAEERLASVQLAQAGLQAQLEASRDEISDLSEANALKQAHLAAQQREVELLQIERDNARDAAHAWSLERNNREAELRRLDAQAARLEAELREQQDNHQQRLEDVQQARDTLRAQFAELATKIFDEREQRFAQTSQQHLGQLLDPLKERIQAFEKRVEDSYQQEARERFSLAKELERLQQLNQRLSDEATHLTQALKGQKTQGNWGELILERVLEHAGLEKGREYQTQVSLKSADGERFQPDVLIMLPGDKHVIVDSKVSLTAYQQYVSDPDQKSAQAALKQHVQSLRNHVKGLSGKDYNRLEGLHSLDFVLLFIPMEAAFSAALQAEPNLFQEAFDRQIVIVSPTTLLATLRVIDSLWKQERQSQNAREIAERAGWLYDKFVLFIQDLDELGNRLQQVDKAYAAARNKLCEGRGNLVSRSEQLKLLGARASKSLPADLLERALSSEGVSAPGSDGD, encoded by the coding sequence ATGGCAGTGGATATGGCCAGCATCCTGCTGGGCTTGATCGTCGCCGCATTACCTTGCCTGGGCTGGGCCTGGCAGAGCCAACGCCGCCTGAGCAGCGCCCAGGCCGCGCTGACGCTTGCCGAGGAGCGTCTGGCCTCGGTGCAACTGGCCCAGGCCGGACTGCAGGCGCAACTGGAGGCCAGCCGCGACGAGATCAGCGACCTGAGTGAAGCCAATGCCCTCAAGCAGGCCCACCTGGCGGCCCAGCAGCGCGAGGTCGAGCTGCTACAGATCGAGCGTGACAACGCCCGCGACGCGGCTCACGCCTGGAGCCTGGAGCGCAACAACCGCGAGGCTGAGCTGCGTCGTCTGGATGCCCAGGCCGCGCGCCTGGAAGCCGAACTGCGTGAGCAACAGGACAACCACCAGCAACGCCTGGAAGACGTGCAGCAGGCCCGCGATACCTTGCGCGCGCAGTTCGCCGAGCTGGCCACGAAGATTTTCGACGAACGCGAGCAGCGTTTCGCCCAGACCAGCCAGCAGCACCTCGGGCAGTTGCTAGATCCCTTGAAGGAGCGCATTCAGGCGTTCGAAAAGCGCGTCGAAGACAGCTACCAGCAAGAAGCCCGCGAGCGTTTCTCGCTGGCCAAGGAGTTGGAGCGTCTGCAGCAGCTCAACCAGCGGCTGTCGGATGAAGCGACCCACCTTACCCAGGCGCTGAAAGGGCAGAAGACCCAGGGCAACTGGGGTGAGCTGATTCTTGAGCGCGTGCTCGAACATGCCGGGCTGGAGAAGGGCCGCGAATATCAGACCCAGGTCAGCCTCAAGAGCGCCGATGGCGAGCGCTTCCAACCCGATGTGCTGATCATGCTGCCGGGCGACAAACACGTGATCGTCGACTCCAAGGTCAGCCTCACCGCCTACCAGCAATACGTCAGCGATCCTGACCAGAAGAGCGCCCAGGCTGCGCTCAAGCAGCACGTGCAGTCGCTGCGCAATCACGTCAAAGGGTTGTCCGGCAAGGACTACAACCGCCTCGAAGGCTTGCACAGCCTCGATTTCGTGCTGCTGTTCATTCCTATGGAAGCTGCGTTTTCCGCAGCCCTGCAGGCCGAACCGAACCTGTTTCAGGAGGCCTTCGACCGGCAGATCGTCATCGTCAGCCCGACCACCTTGCTGGCCACGCTGCGGGTCATCGACAGCCTGTGGAAGCAGGAGCGGCAGAGCCAGAATGCCCGCGAGATCGCCGAGCGCGCCGGTTGGCTGTACGACAAGTTCGTGCTGTTCATTCAGGATCTGGACGAACTGGGCAACCGCCTGCAGCAGGTCGACAAGGCCTATGCGGCGGCGCGCAACAAGCTCTGCGAGGGGCGTGGCAACCTGGTCAGTCGCAGCGAGCAGCTCAAGCTGCTCGGCGCACGCGCCAGCAAGAGCCTGCCGGCCGACCTGCTGGAGCGTGCGCTGTCCAGCGAAGGGGTCAGTGCACCAGGCTCAGATGGCGATTGA